The Vulpes lagopus strain Blue_001 chromosome 14, ASM1834538v1, whole genome shotgun sequence genome window below encodes:
- the PRKAB1 gene encoding 5'-AMP-activated protein kinase subunit beta-1: MGNTSSERAALERQGGHKTPRRDSSGGAKDGDRPKILMDSPEDADLFHSEEIKAPEKEEFLAWQHDLEVNDKAPAQARPTVFRWTGGGKEVYLSGSFNNWSKLPLTRSHNNFVAILDLPEGEHQYKFFVDGQWTHDPSEPIVTSQLGTVNNIIQVKKTDFEVFDALMVDSQKCSDVSELSSSPPGPYHQEPYVSKPEERFKAPPILPPHLLQVILNKDTGISCDPALLPEPNHVMLNHLYALSIKDGVMVLSATHRYKKKYVTTLLYKPI; the protein is encoded by the exons ATGGGCAACACGAGCAGCGAGCGGGCCGCGCTGGAGCGGCAGGGCGGCCACAAGACCCCGCGGAGGGACAGCTCGGGGGGCGCCAAGGACGGGGACAGGCCCAAGATCCTGATGGACAGCCCCGAGGACGCCGACCTCTTCCACTCCGAGGAAATCAAG GCTCCAGAGAAAGAGGAATTCCTGGCCTGGCAGCACGATCTGGAAGTGAATGATAAAGCCCCGGCCCAGGCTCGGCCAACAGTATTTCGATGGACGGGAGGCGGAAAGGAAGTTTACTTATCTGGGTCCTTCAACAACTGGAGTAAACTTCCCCTCACAAGAAG CCACAATAACTTTGTAGCCATCCTGGACCTGCCTGAAGGAGAGCATCAGTACAAGTTCTTTGTGGATGGTCAGTGGACACATGACCCTTCTGAG CCAATAGTAACCAGCCAGCTTGGCACAGTTAACAACATCATTCAAGTGAAGAAAACTGACTTTGAAGTATTTGATGCTTTAATGGTGGATTCCCAAAAGTGCTCCGATGTGTCTG AGCTGTCCAGCTCCCCACCAGGACCCTATCATCAGGAGCCCTATGTCTCAAAACCAGAAGAACGGTTTAAAGCACCACCCATTCTCCCTCCGCATCTGCTCCAGGTCATCCTGAACAAGGACACGGGGATTTCT TGTGATCCAGCTTTGCTCCCTGAGCCCAACCATGTCATGTTGAACCACCTCTACGCACTCTCTATCAAG GATGGAGTGATGGTGCTCAGCGCGACCCACCGGTACAAGAAAAAGTATGTCACCACGTTGTTATACAAGCCCATATGA